Genomic DNA from Halobaculum sp. CBA1158:
CGCGAACCGGGGCGAGCCCCCCGTCGATGACGTGGAGTTCCGCGGCGGCGACGACGCGAGCGCGACCGACGCCGTCCGCGACGCCCTCCGCGACGAGGTGGTGATCGGCCCCTCGAACCCCGTCACCAGCATCGGCCCGATGCTCGCCGTCGACGGGATCGCCGACGCGCTGGACGAGACGCCCGTCGTCGCCGTCTCGCCGTTCGTCGGCGACCGGGTGTTCTCGGGTCCCGCCGCCGACCTCATGCGCGGCGTCGGTCGCGACCCGAGCACGGCCGGCGTCGCCGCGGCGTACCCGTTCGCCGACGCGTTCGTCCTCGACGACGAGGACCCGACCGACCTGGATCGGCCGGTCGTTCGCACCGACACCCGGATCGACGACGCCGACGACGCCGCCCGCGTCGCGCGAGCCTGTCGGGAGGCGCTGGAGTCGCCGGAGGTGGCGACGTGACCGGCCGCGGGGAGGAGGGCGGCCCCGCGACCCCGGCCACGGCCCTGCCGAGCGCGACCGATGGCGGCTCCACCCGCGCGGCCGACCTGGGGATCGACCCGCCGCTCGCGCTGGCGAGCCTCTCCGGCGAGGCCGACGCCGACTGGGCCCGTGCGGGCAGCGAACACGCCGGCGCGGCGTTTCTCGGCGGGATCGCCCTCGACGCCGAGAGCCGCGATGCCGTCCGGGAGATGGTCGCCGACCGCGACCGAACGGAGTTCCTCCCGGCGGACCCGATCGCGTGGATCGACCGACAGCTCGCGGCCCTCGCGGACACCCCGATCCGGCCCGCGGTGAACGTCCGCGCGACCGGGACCGCCCCGTTGCGCGCGGCCGGCGAGGCCTGTGCGGGCCACGACGCGATCCTGGAGGTGAACGCCCACTGCCGGCAGGCGGAGCTGTGCGGCGTGGGCTGCGGCGAGGCGCTCCTGTCGGACACCGAGCGCCTGATCGAGTACGTCGCCGCCGCGAGCGACGCCGACTGCGACGTGAGCGTGAAGGTGCGCGCGGAGGTGGACGGCGTCGACTTGGGACGGACAGCCCGCGCCGTCGCCGACGCGGGCGCGGACGCCGTCCACGTCGACGCGATGGACTCCGAGGGCGTCGTCGCCCTCGCGAAGGACGCCGCCCCAGAACTGGTGGTGATCGCGAACAACGGCGTCCGCGACCGCGCGACCGTCCGAGAGTACCTCGCCGCCGGCGCGGACGCGGTGAGCGTCGGCCGTCTCAGCGACGACCCGCGGGTGCTCCGCCGGGTGCGTGCGGCCGTCGACGGATGGGTCGCCGGCGACGCCTCGAGGCCACGTGAGACCCGAGAGTCCAGAGAGCCCAGGGAGATCCGGGACACCCGGGAGGTGTCGCGGTGACGCCCCCGGCCGCACCCGACGGCTCCGACGGCTCCGACGGCGACCGCGGCGACGACCTTCGCCGCCGAGGGCCGGCGGCGAACGCCGAACTCGCGCTCCTGTTGGAGGTCGCCGGGACGCCCAAGCCGGGCAACGTCGACCGCGAGCGCGACCTCGCGGACCTCCGGTTCGAGCAGTTCCTCGCGGGCGCTGTGGGCGCGCGACCGGGACTCGAGCGCGCCGCCGCCGGCGATCCGGTCGGTTCGGCGTTCGAGACGGCCGTCGCCGGGATGAGCCGGCAGTCCGGCGGAAACACCCAGTTCGGCTGCCTGCTCCTGTTGGTTCCGCTGGTGCGTGCCGCGGCCGCGGACGACCGCGCGCTCGATCCCGAGGGCGTGTCGGGGATCTGTGCGTCGACGACCGTCGACGACGCGGCCGGCTTCTACCGCGCGTTCGAGCACGTCGACGTGGCGGTCGCGGAGCCCCGGCCCGGGATGGACGCGCTGGACGTGCGCCGCGGCGGCGACGCGGTTCCGGCGCTTCGCGAGCGCGGCCTGTCGCTGTTCGACGTGATGCGCGAATCGGCCGAATCGAAGGGGGACCGCGCGGGCGACGGCGGGGACGGCGATTCCGCCGGACGCGACCCCGACGGCGGCGGCGACGCGAACGCCCGCGAGTGGGTCGAGGGGTTCCCGCGGACGTTCCGCGCTGCCGAAGCGATTCGGGCGGACGACGGGCCCGTGACCGACCGGGCCGCCCGGGCGTTCCTCGACCTGCTCGCCGAGGCCGAGGACACGCTCGTTCGAACCCAACACGGCCCGACTGTCGCCCGCGAGGTCCGCGAGACCGCCGCCGAAATCGACTCGCTCGAGGAGGCGGATGCGTGGGCCGACGACCTGGTCGACCGCGGGATCAACCCGGGGACGACGGCGGACATCACCGCCGCGGCGCTGTTCGTCGCGCTGGAGCGCGGGGTGGCCGTGTGACCGGCGGGGTGGCGGTGTGAGCGACGATCCGCCCGCGAGCGACGCCGGTCACGGCGATCGCGACGCCCCCGCCGAGGACGGCGACTGGCCCGCCCGTCTGCGAGGAGTCACCGAGTCGGTCGTCGCGACGCTCGGGCCGAACGACCTGTGGAACCTCGCGGCGCTCGGGCTTCACGACCCCGAACACGACGGACGGCCCTCGGAGGAGCCGGTGCGTGCGCGGACCTGGGGTCGGACCCGGACCAGGCGTAACTTCGAGGCGCGCGGCGGCGGCGTCGTCCAGTTCGTGACGGACCCGCGGGAGTTCGTCGACGCCGCGGCGACCGTGCGCGAGGAGTCCGACCCCGTGCTCGACTCGGCCGACGCGTGGGCCGAAGTGACCGCCGAGCGCGTCGACGCCGGAGAACGCGGCGGCACCGAGTGGGCGGACTGGCACCTGCGCGTCGTCGACAGCGCCGTCGAGCGCGAAGGGGTTCGGACGATCAACCGCGGCTTCGGCGCGGTCGTCGACGCCACGGTCGCGGCCTCCCGACTCGACGTACCCGCCTACGACACGGAGGAGCTGCTCGGACGGTTGCGGTACTTCGAGAGCGTGGTCGAGCGGTGCGGCGGCCCCGCCGAGCGCGAGGCGTTCGAGCGACTGAGCGACGTTAGCGGATGGCGCTCCCGACTCTCGGGTGGCGTCGGCGGAATCGACGACGGCGGAATCGACGACGGCGGAAGCGGCGACGGCGAGGGCGACGACCGCGACGGCGACGAGGACGCCGACCGCGACGACGCCTGAGTTCCCGGGCGCGGCGGGCCGTGGCTCCGGTTCGGGGACGGAACGAACGCTTTTAGTTCGCGTTCCGTCTTACTGCCCGTATGGCGATCAAACCGAAGTACGTCAAGCAGCTCGCGACGCTCCTGCTCGAGAAGTACCCGCAGTCGTTCAACGCCGACTTCGAGACGAACAAGGAGAACGTCGAGAAACTCACCAACGTCGAGTCGAAGGGCGTTCGAAACCGCATCGCGGGCTACATCACGCGCAAGAAGGCGGGCGGCAACGCCGGCGCGGCGTAACTGAGGGGGATTCTGCGGTCTCGCACCGAGTGCGTCCTCGGAGCCGTCGGCTCGTCGGGGGTTGTGGACCCGGGGAGTACCGGCCGGAGTCCGTCCGGCGAGGAGACGCGGTGAGTCGCACGCGACGCACGCGACCGACACCTTCAACGAGGAGGGAGCCCGCACCCCGGTATGTCGACTTCCTCGCTGGCCGACCGGCTCGGCACCTCCCCGGTGGTCGCGTACCTCGCGGCGGTGTCGGCGGGGACGCTCGCGCTCGTTGCCGGGGCGGTCGCGTTCCCCGAGACCGTCTACGACGGATTCGTCTGGCACTACTTCTGGGGACCGGTGCAGGCGGACGCCAACTCGGCCGTCTGTGCGATCCGACCGGGGAGCACCGTCGAGTATCTCTACTCTAGTGCCGAGTGCACGGCGGCCGCCGAACCCGTCGCGTACCCCGGGTACACGCTCGTCTCGGAGGCGGGGTACGTCGCGGTCCTGCTCGTCGCGCTCGCGGGCGTGGTGCTGTTGCTGCGCCGCCTCGACATCGGTCGTCGGATCGAGTTCTTCCTCGCGCTCGTCCCGTACTTCCTGTTCGGGGGCGCGCTGCGCGTCGTGGAGGACGCCGACAACGCGATGTCCGACACGCTGCTCCCGTACCCGTGGGACACCCTGCTCATCAGCCCGATCATCTACTTCACCGTGTTCGGCGTGACGCTCGGGATCGTCGGCGCGGCGATCGCGGCGGAGCGCCGCGGCGTCGTCGACAACATCCACCGACCGATCCTCGCGTCCGGGATCGGACTGAACGTCCTCACGATCGGGTTCCTGGCCGCGCTTTCGGCGACACCGGACAACCCCGTGACGTTCTACCCGCAGGTGATCGGCGTCATACTCGTCGGCACCGCCGTCTCCGCGGCGGCGACGTGGTACGCGACGCGGGCGTGGATCCCGTGGGTCCACTCCGGCACCGGCACGGCGGGGATCGTCGTCCTCGGGGCGCACGCGCTCGACGGCGTCGCCAACGTCGTCGGTCTCGACTACATGGTCGCGCTGGGCGCGGGACCCAACCTCGTTCCGAAACACCCCGTGAACCAGTTCATCGTCGACACCGCCGGGGCGGCGTGGCCGTTCCTCGTGGTGAAACTCGCGGCGGCCGTGCTCGTGCTCGCGATCTTCGAGGAGGAACTGTTCGACGACTCCCCGCGGTACGCCGTGCTCCTGCTGATCGCGGTGACGGCCGTCGGAATGGGACCGGGGAGCCGCGACATGCTGCGCGCGACGTTCGGGATCTGATCGGCCCTCGTCAGAACGCGACCCCCACTCGGGGGGTCAGTTCTTCGGGGTGACGACGGCCCCGAGGGTCTGCGTCTCGATCGTCCCGTCCCGGATCAGGAACGTGTCGGTCGCGAACTCGTAGGCGTTGTCTGGCGTCTCCGCGTGCCAGGTGATGTACGCGATGTCCCCTTCGACGACCTGCTGGTCCCGCTGGAAGTCGACGCCGTTCTGGCCGAACTCCGCGAACAGCCCCTCGAACAGCGTCCGGATCTCGTCGAGGCCGCGGAACGACCCGTTCGTGTTCGTGACGACGACGGAGTCCTCGTCGTAGTCCGCCAGCGTCTCGTCGAGGTCCTGATCCGTGAACGCGGCGAGGTGGTGGTCGAGAACGGACTCCGTCGTGGCCGATGGGCTCGTGGATGCCATGCGTCACCTCGTCTCTTCGACAGCGGCGGAAAACTGCGTATCGGCAGGAAAGCGTCGGTTGCGTATCAGGTGGCTCGGCCGGCGACGCCGGCGTCGGCCACCGCGTCGGTCCTCGTCGCGGTCACTCCAGGACGACGAGCACGTCGCCCATGTCGACGGAGTCGCCCTCGCCGACGAGCACCTGATCCACGACGCCCCCCTTGTCGGCGACCACGTCGTTCTCCATCTTCATCGCCTCCAGCACGCACACCACGTCGCCGGCGGCGACCTCGTCGCCCTCGCTCACGTCGACCGAGAGGATCGTGCCCTGCATCTCCGCGGCGATGGCCTCTCCGTCGCCCTCGATGACAACCTCGTCGTCGTCGTCGTCCGCCTGCGCCACGTCGGGGCGCTCCATCCGTCCGGAGCCGGAGCCGGAATCGCCGCCGTTGGGCGTCGGGATCGCGGGCGCGCCGCGCTCCTCCAGGCTCACGTCGAAGCGCTTGCCGTTCACCTCGACGGTGAACTCGCGCTCGGTGGACTCCTCCCCGGCGTCCGCGTCGCCCCCGAGGTCGGCGTCGCCTGTTCCCCACCGCTCTTGCGCCTCGGTGAACTTCGAGCGGTCGGCCTCCTCGTCGAGGTACTTCGTCGTGTGTTTGCCCGCGACGAACTGCTCGTCGGTGAGCATCAGCCGGTGGAAGGGGACGATGGTGACGACGCCCTCGATGTCGTACTCGGCGAGCGCGCGTCGCGACCGAGCGATGCACTCCTCGCGGTCGCTCCCGTGGACGATGAGCTTCGCGATCATCGAGTCGTAGTCGGTGACGAGGTCGTCGCCCTGCCGGAGCGCGTCGTCGAGGCGGACGCCGATGCCGCCAGGCGGGTCGTACGTGTCCAGGCTCCCCTCGTTCGCGGGCGCGAAGTCGTCGGCGGCGTTCTCGGCGTTGATCCGGAACTCGATGGCGTGGCCCTCCAACTCGACGTCGTCCTGTGAGAACCCGATCTCTTCGCCCATCGCGACCCTGAGCTGCTCTTTCACGATGTCGATACCGGTCAGCTCCTCTGTGACGGTGTGCTCGACCTGGATCCGGGTGTTCACCTCGAGGAAGTAGAAGTTCGTGTCGGGGCCGAGCAGCTCGCCGTCCGCGCGGTCGGTGTCCTCCTCGACGAGGAACTCGACGGTGCCGGCGTTGGTGTAGTCGGCCGCGCGGACGCCGCGGCGGGCGGCCTCGCCGATCTGCTCGCGCAGTTCGTCCGACAGCGCCGGCGACGGCCCCTCCTCGATCACCTTCTGGTGGCGACGCTGGAGCGAGCAGTCGCGCTCTCCCAGGTGACGGACGTTACCGTGGTGGTCGGCGACGATCTGCACCTCGATGTGACGCGGGTTCTCCAGGTAGCGCTCCAGGTACACCGAGTCGTTCGAGAAGTACGCCTCGCCCTCGCGCTTGGCCGAGTCGAGTTGGTCCGCGGCCTCGTCCGCCGACTTGACGACCTTCATGCCGCGACCGCCGCCGCCGCCCTCCGCCTTGATCGCGACGGGGTAGCCGTGTTCGTCGCCGAAGTCGGTGACCGCCTCGACCTCGGTGACGGGGTCGTTCGTCCCGGGGACGATCGGCACGTCGGCCTCTTGCATGATCGTCCGGGCCTTCGTCTTCTCGCCCAGCGACTCCATCGCATCGCCGTCGGGGCCGATCCACGTGATCCCCTCGGCGTCGCCGACCTTCGCGGCGAAGTCGGCGTTCTCCGCCAGGAAGCCGTATCCCGGGTGGATCGCGTCCGCACCGGCCTGTCTGGCGGCGTCGACGATCGCGTCCTGGTCGAGGTAGGAGTCGGCCGCGCGGGCGGGACCCACGTTGTACGCCTCGTCGGCGTATCGGACGTGGCCGCCGTGTTTGTCGGCCTCGGAGTACACGGCGACCGTGTCGATGCCGAGCTCCTCGCAGGCGCGCATCACGCGCACCGCGATCTCCCCGCGGTTGGCGACGAGCACCTTGTCGAATTCCTGAGTTTCGGTCATTCTTGCGAGGTGGTTCTGCAGGCCGTCTACTCAAACCGTCGGTTCGGGATCGTCCGGCAAGCGGGGGTTCACGCGCGACGGGCCGGAAGCGTATGGTGCTCGCGATCGAACCGTGTGGTATGCGCGTCGTCGGCCACCGCGGCTGTCCGGAACTGTACCCCGAGAACACCGCCCTCGCGTTCGGCGAAGCGAGCGCCCGCTGCGACTGGATCGAGTTCGACGTTCGCCGGTGCGGCTCCGGCGAGCCGGTCGTCCTCCACGACGAGACGCTCGCCAGGACCGTCGGCGTCGAGCGCGCGGTCGCGGACCTGTCGCTCTCGGATCTTCGAGCGTACAGCGTCGGCGACTCGGACGAGCCGGTTCCCACGCTCGCAGCGGCGCTGGCGGCGGTTCCAGAGGACACCGTGGTAAACGTCGAACTCAAGGAGGAGGGGCTGGCCGAAGCAGTCGCGGACGCGGCCGACCGCGTCGGCAACGAGGTGGTCGTCTCGTCGTTCTCTCCGGCGGCGCTCCGGGCGACGCAGGCGGCGTCCGGCCTCCCGATCGCGACGGTGACGATGGACCCGGACGCGTGGGAGGACACCCTGGCGCTCGCGACGGAACTGGACGCGGAGTACGTCCACCCGCGATACGACCTCCTGTTCTCGAGGCCCACGCGCGTCGCGGAGGCACACGACCGCGGGCTAGACGTGAACGCGTGGACCCTCAGATCGGCGGAGCCGTTCGACCGGGTGGCCGCCCTCGGTGTCGACGGCGTGATCGTGGACGACCCGGCGTACGCGGGGCGGTAGCGACGCGGAGAGAGGTCGCCCCGGGCTGTCAGAACCGGTCGGTGCGCCCGCTTGCCGTCCACGCGTCCGTCGGGCCCCCCCGCGGAACGCGTGCGCCGCGACCGCCGATGCCCTCGAGTCGGCCGGCGAACGCCCAGCGCTTGCCGTCCCACGTGTCCGCCGCCTCGTCCGCGTCGTCCGCAGCGGCGGCGGCCGCGACCTCGGCGTCGCGGACGTGCGCGCCGACGGCGGCGAGTATCGCGGCCGCCTCCTCGTCGTCGGCGTCCTCGGGGACGGTCAGGCGCTCGGCGACCGGGGAATC
This window encodes:
- a CDS encoding tRNA-dihydrouridine synthase, translated to MGIDPPLALASLSGEADADWARAGSEHAGAAFLGGIALDAESRDAVREMVADRDRTEFLPADPIAWIDRQLAALADTPIRPAVNVRATGTAPLRAAGEACAGHDAILEVNAHCRQAELCGVGCGEALLSDTERLIEYVAAASDADCDVSVKVRAEVDGVDLGRTARAVADAGADAVHVDAMDSEGVVALAKDAAPELVVIANNGVRDRATVREYLAAGADAVSVGRLSDDPRVLRRVRAAVDGWVAGDASRPRETRESREPREIRDTREVSR
- a CDS encoding triphosphoribosyl-dephospho-CoA synthase encodes the protein MTPPAAPDGSDGSDGDRGDDLRRRGPAANAELALLLEVAGTPKPGNVDRERDLADLRFEQFLAGAVGARPGLERAAAGDPVGSAFETAVAGMSRQSGGNTQFGCLLLLVPLVRAAAADDRALDPEGVSGICASTTVDDAAGFYRAFEHVDVAVAEPRPGMDALDVRRGGDAVPALRERGLSLFDVMRESAESKGDRAGDGGDGDSAGRDPDGGGDANAREWVEGFPRTFRAAEAIRADDGPVTDRAARAFLDLLAEAEDTLVRTQHGPTVAREVRETAAEIDSLEEADAWADDLVDRGINPGTTADITAAALFVALERGVAV
- a CDS encoding DUF447 domain-containing protein; amino-acid sequence: MSDDPPASDAGHGDRDAPAEDGDWPARLRGVTESVVATLGPNDLWNLAALGLHDPEHDGRPSEEPVRARTWGRTRTRRNFEARGGGVVQFVTDPREFVDAAATVREESDPVLDSADAWAEVTAERVDAGERGGTEWADWHLRVVDSAVEREGVRTINRGFGAVVDATVAASRLDVPAYDTEELLGRLRYFESVVERCGGPAEREAFERLSDVSGWRSRLSGGVGGIDDGGIDDGGSGDGEGDDRDGDEDADRDDA
- a CDS encoding 30S ribosomal protein S17e → MAIKPKYVKQLATLLLEKYPQSFNADFETNKENVEKLTNVESKGVRNRIAGYITRKKAGGNAGAA
- a CDS encoding DUF63 family protein, yielding MSTSSLADRLGTSPVVAYLAAVSAGTLALVAGAVAFPETVYDGFVWHYFWGPVQADANSAVCAIRPGSTVEYLYSSAECTAAAEPVAYPGYTLVSEAGYVAVLLVALAGVVLLLRRLDIGRRIEFFLALVPYFLFGGALRVVEDADNAMSDTLLPYPWDTLLISPIIYFTVFGVTLGIVGAAIAAERRGVVDNIHRPILASGIGLNVLTIGFLAALSATPDNPVTFYPQVIGVILVGTAVSAAATWYATRAWIPWVHSGTGTAGIVVLGAHALDGVANVVGLDYMVALGAGPNLVPKHPVNQFIVDTAGAAWPFLVVKLAAAVLVLAIFEEELFDDSPRYAVLLLIAVTAVGMGPGSRDMLRATFGI
- a CDS encoding nuclear transport factor 2 family protein, which gives rise to MASTSPSATTESVLDHHLAAFTDQDLDETLADYDEDSVVVTNTNGSFRGLDEIRTLFEGLFAEFGQNGVDFQRDQQVVEGDIAYITWHAETPDNAYEFATDTFLIRDGTIETQTLGAVVTPKN
- a CDS encoding acetyl-CoA carboxylase biotin carboxylase subunit, encoding MTETQEFDKVLVANRGEIAVRVMRACEELGIDTVAVYSEADKHGGHVRYADEAYNVGPARAADSYLDQDAIVDAARQAGADAIHPGYGFLAENADFAAKVGDAEGITWIGPDGDAMESLGEKTKARTIMQEADVPIVPGTNDPVTEVEAVTDFGDEHGYPVAIKAEGGGGGRGMKVVKSADEAADQLDSAKREGEAYFSNDSVYLERYLENPRHIEVQIVADHHGNVRHLGERDCSLQRRHQKVIEEGPSPALSDELREQIGEAARRGVRAADYTNAGTVEFLVEEDTDRADGELLGPDTNFYFLEVNTRIQVEHTVTEELTGIDIVKEQLRVAMGEEIGFSQDDVELEGHAIEFRINAENAADDFAPANEGSLDTYDPPGGIGVRLDDALRQGDDLVTDYDSMIAKLIVHGSDREECIARSRRALAEYDIEGVVTIVPFHRLMLTDEQFVAGKHTTKYLDEEADRSKFTEAQERWGTGDADLGGDADAGEESTEREFTVEVNGKRFDVSLEERGAPAIPTPNGGDSGSGSGRMERPDVAQADDDDDEVVIEGDGEAIAAEMQGTILSVDVSEGDEVAAGDVVCVLEAMKMENDVVADKGGVVDQVLVGEGDSVDMGDVLVVLE
- a CDS encoding glycerophosphodiester phosphodiesterase, with amino-acid sequence MRVVGHRGCPELYPENTALAFGEASARCDWIEFDVRRCGSGEPVVLHDETLARTVGVERAVADLSLSDLRAYSVGDSDEPVPTLAAALAAVPEDTVVNVELKEEGLAEAVADAADRVGNEVVVSSFSPAALRATQAASGLPIATVTMDPDAWEDTLALATELDAEYVHPRYDLLFSRPTRVAEAHDRGLDVNAWTLRSAEPFDRVAALGVDGVIVDDPAYAGR
- a CDS encoding acc operon protein, which encodes MTDDDSPVAERLTVPEDADDEEAAAILAAVGAHVRDAEVAAAAAADDADEAADTWDGKRWAFAGRLEGIGGRGARVPRGGPTDAWTASGRTDRF